In a single window of the Candidatus Nanosynbacter featherlites genome:
- a CDS encoding lycopene cyclase domain-containing protein — MSWLYLAGIIFSFAGMIVLDWRYRLAYWYDARRTVLTVLIMTSVFIVWDICGISLGIFLSGHSPYMLGVYLFPEFPLEELFFLLFLSYFSLVIYRAGVKRWRHI; from the coding sequence ATGAGTTGGCTGTACTTAGCGGGAATTATATTTAGTTTTGCGGGTATGATAGTGCTGGACTGGCGGTATAGGCTAGCTTACTGGTATGATGCTCGCCGTACGGTATTAACGGTGCTCATTATGACCAGCGTGTTTATCGTGTGGGATATTTGTGGTATTTCGCTCGGCATCTTTCTCAGCGGGCATTCGCCATACATGTTGGGCGTGTACTTATTCCCAGAATTTCCGCTGGAAGAATTGTTCTTCTTGCTATTTTTGAGCTATTTTAGCCTGGTAATTTACCGGGCAGGAGTAAAGCGATGGCGACATATATAG
- a CDS encoding prenyltransferase, with protein MKEKCKVLFMTSRPLSWVNTAYPFAAGYVVMGGVVDARLIIGTLFFLSPYNLLMYGINDVCDYESDMRNPRKGGVEGAVTPRKYHRLIVWSAVLSCLPFVVALVFLSNWQSASVLAAVLFFVVAYSAKGLRFKEVPLLDSVTSSLHFVGPLLYAYSLVGTTQAGWLVAVAFFCWGMASQAFGAVQDIIPDREANIRSIATVFGARATVWLAIVLYAAAVGLVACLGVAAWPVAVAGGLYIINLLPFVRIHDKDSANARAGWRRFLWLNYVAGAVVTVTLLMKVWGV; from the coding sequence GTGAAAGAAAAGTGTAAGGTACTATTTATGACCTCGCGGCCGCTGTCGTGGGTGAACACGGCCTATCCGTTTGCGGCGGGCTATGTGGTAATGGGCGGGGTGGTTGATGCACGGCTGATTATTGGTACGCTATTCTTCCTCAGCCCGTACAATCTGCTGATGTACGGCATCAATGACGTGTGTGACTATGAATCGGATATGCGAAATCCCCGCAAGGGCGGCGTAGAGGGAGCGGTGACACCACGGAAGTATCATCGGTTGATCGTGTGGTCGGCGGTGCTATCATGCCTGCCGTTTGTGGTGGCGTTGGTGTTTCTGAGTAATTGGCAAAGTGCGTCGGTGCTGGCAGCGGTGTTGTTTTTTGTGGTGGCATATAGTGCGAAGGGGCTGCGGTTTAAGGAAGTGCCACTGTTGGATTCGGTGACGTCGAGCCTACATTTTGTCGGTCCATTACTCTATGCCTATTCGTTGGTCGGCACGACACAAGCGGGGTGGTTGGTGGCTGTCGCGTTTTTCTGCTGGGGTATGGCTAGTCAGGCGTTTGGTGCGGTGCAGGATATTATTCCTGACCGTGAAGCCAATATTCGCTCCATTGCCACGGTGTTTGGTGCGCGGGCGACGGTGTGGCTGGCGATAGTGCTGTACGCGGCAGCGGTCGGGTTGGTGGCGTGCCTGGGCGTGGCGGCATGGCCAGTGGCAGTCGCAGGCGGCTTATATATTATTAACCTGCTGCCGTTCGTGCGAATTCATGATAAAGATTCAGCGAATGCACGGGCCGGCTGGCGACGTTTCTTGTGGCTGAATTATGTTGCTGGGGCGGTGGTAACCGTGACGTTATTGATGAAGGTGTGGGGTGTATGA
- a CDS encoding reverse transcriptase family protein yields the protein MVNQKCITTTKLCRDILKIPKEELLALLADRQSYYVPFEKKKITAGGRVKIRTIEPPHGYLKRVLKKINITVLQPQMERLPYGVMGGRKGYSVVDNAKYHASAPALMKYDIKDFFPSIKYADVFHIFRYQLNYCEEAANILAHLTTFENSQHGVHVPQGSPTSMSIAIFAVEKMSCAVDDYCRENGLKFSIWVDDITISGPYDKLCRHRSTINHILNSTHYRINPDKDSGIVKKGQKGRSVTGVIISNDGRLTVGHSKLSRLRRQVKRSTRPSDKLRGRLQFLLQVNKHQARRLIHEYAEKHRKN from the coding sequence ATGGTGAACCAGAAGTGTATTACAACTACAAAATTGTGTAGGGATATCCTTAAAATTCCTAAGGAAGAACTCTTGGCTCTGCTGGCCGACAGACAGTCTTATTATGTACCGTTCGAAAAAAAGAAAATTACGGCTGGAGGTCGGGTTAAGATTAGAACCATTGAGCCTCCTCATGGATATCTTAAAAGAGTTCTTAAAAAAATTAACATCACGGTCTTACAGCCACAGATGGAGAGGCTACCATATGGAGTAATGGGTGGCAGAAAGGGATATTCTGTCGTTGATAATGCAAAATATCATGCCTCCGCGCCTGCTCTTATGAAGTATGACATTAAAGACTTCTTTCCTTCTATCAAATATGCCGACGTCTTTCATATATTTCGATACCAACTTAATTATTGTGAAGAAGCTGCTAATATTCTTGCACACTTGACTACTTTTGAGAATTCTCAACACGGGGTGCACGTTCCGCAAGGTTCACCAACCAGCATGAGTATAGCTATATTTGCGGTTGAGAAGATGTCGTGTGCAGTTGATGATTATTGTAGAGAAAACGGGCTAAAATTTTCAATTTGGGTTGATGATATCACTATATCCGGCCCATACGACAAACTGTGTAGGCATAGATCGACAATTAACCATATACTAAACTCTACGCACTACAGAATTAATCCTGATAAGGACAGTGGAATAGTGAAAAAAGGACAAAAAGGACGGAGTGTTACTGGTGTAATAATCTCTAACGACGGTAGATTGACAGTTGGACATAGTAAGCTCTCTCGTCTGCGGAGGCAGGTTAAACGTTCAACTAGACCGTCTGATAAACTAAGGGGTAGATTGCAGTTTTTACTACAGGTTAATAAGCATCAGGCCCGTAGGTTGATACATGAGTATGCAGAAAAGCATCGCAAAAATTGA
- a CDS encoding site-specific DNA-methyltransferase produces the protein MQNHENQNLNQLPSTSPNFRTDLAKKLEELVPEVIADGKVDVVKLKELLAEDAGEPNERFGLFWPGKKQALRAAQEPTTATLRPAKDESKDWDTTNNIFIEGDNLEVLKVLQKQYHNSIKMIYIDPPYNTGKDFVYPDNFKEGLQNYLEFSQQVDEGNKKISTNTETAGRYHSNWLNMMYPRLKLARNLLTDDGVIFISIDGHEYDNLLKLLLEIFGEANYVNTFTWVNNLKGRQISGHGAARTYEYIVCFARKISLVNEFRANAERLKRAMPSVYKGFDYKVQSDKYGDYVLKNELYNSNSAFNEETRPNLVFDIFYNPDTNDIKTFDVNVVPQLDGYVKISPKLNNNGTNKYHAYRWSRDKVISESYNLEFVKVGDNFKIYTKVRDIGDTTVKDVITDINTTHGSSDIAKINLNPKLFDFPKPMTLIYFLAMIGLQGDGIILDFFAGSATTAHAVMQLNAEDGGNRKHIMVQLPEPTDEKSEAFKAGYKKISDIARERINRAGEKIKADFADKLAERDTPLDVGYRTYKLADTNFTKWQSTPTGDLTELQVRLNLMRESSNDNASEEDLLVEVLLKMGLPLTTRTKTVDVDGIHVHQVVTEGDSSDGQPVLYLNEHVKPALEQLRTIITDLAPSKFVILDDAFQGDNQLKTNLVQTCKSYDVELWTA, from the coding sequence ATGCAGAATCATGAAAATCAAAACTTAAATCAATTACCATCCACTTCTCCCAACTTCCGCACCGACCTAGCCAAAAAGCTGGAGGAGCTGGTTCCGGAGGTGATTGCGGATGGTAAGGTGGATGTCGTCAAGTTGAAGGAGCTGCTGGCGGAAGATGCTGGCGAGCCGAATGAGCGGTTTGGGTTGTTTTGGCCGGGCAAGAAGCAGGCGCTTCGGGCGGCACAAGAGCCGACGACCGCGACGCTCCGACCTGCCAAGGATGAGAGTAAGGATTGGGATACGACCAACAACATTTTCATCGAGGGCGATAACCTCGAGGTGCTAAAAGTATTGCAAAAACAGTATCACAACAGTATCAAGATGATTTACATCGATCCGCCATACAATACTGGCAAAGACTTTGTCTATCCGGATAATTTCAAGGAAGGTTTGCAAAACTACCTGGAGTTTAGCCAGCAGGTGGACGAGGGTAACAAAAAGATTAGTACCAACACTGAAACCGCCGGCCGTTATCACAGCAACTGGCTGAATATGATGTATCCGCGTTTGAAGCTGGCACGCAATTTGTTGACGGATGACGGGGTGATATTTATTTCGATTGATGGCCATGAATATGATAACCTATTGAAATTACTGCTGGAGATCTTTGGCGAAGCAAATTATGTCAACACGTTTACCTGGGTGAATAACCTAAAGGGTAGGCAGATATCTGGCCATGGTGCTGCCCGTACATATGAGTATATAGTTTGTTTTGCTCGTAAAATAAGCCTCGTAAATGAATTTCGGGCTAATGCAGAACGACTAAAGAGAGCTATGCCGTCAGTATATAAAGGATTTGATTATAAGGTTCAGTCAGATAAATATGGTGACTATGTATTGAAGAATGAGCTGTATAACTCTAATTCCGCATTCAATGAAGAGACGCGCCCTAATCTTGTGTTTGATATTTTTTATAATCCTGATACCAACGATATAAAGACATTTGATGTTAATGTAGTACCTCAGCTTGATGGCTATGTAAAAATTAGTCCCAAACTTAATAATAACGGAACCAATAAATACCATGCGTATAGATGGAGTAGAGATAAAGTTATATCTGAATCTTACAACCTAGAATTTGTAAAAGTAGGCGACAATTTTAAGATATATACAAAAGTCCGCGACATTGGAGACACTACAGTTAAGGATGTTATTACCGACATAAATACTACGCATGGATCTAGTGATATAGCAAAAATAAATCTTAATCCTAAATTGTTTGATTTTCCAAAACCGATGACATTAATTTACTTTTTGGCAATGATTGGACTACAAGGAGACGGTATCATTCTCGACTTCTTCGCGGGCTCTGCCACCACCGCTCATGCCGTCATGCAACTCAATGCCGAAGATGGTGGTAATCGTAAGCACATTATGGTGCAGCTGCCTGAGCCGACCGATGAAAAGAGCGAGGCGTTCAAGGCTGGCTACAAAAAGATTAGTGATATTGCTCGTGAACGCATCAACCGGGCGGGCGAAAAGATCAAGGCTGACTTTGCTGACAAGCTGGCTGAGCGTGATACCCCGCTGGACGTTGGATATCGCACTTACAAACTAGCTGACACTAATTTTACTAAGTGGCAAAGTACGCCGACGGGCGATTTGACAGAACTGCAGGTACGCCTGAACCTGATGCGTGAAAGTAGTAATGACAATGCCAGCGAGGAAGATTTGCTGGTGGAAGTGCTTTTGAAAATGGGCCTGCCGCTGACTACGCGGACTAAAACCGTCGACGTCGATGGAATTCATGTGCATCAAGTTGTGACTGAGGGCGATTCGTCAGATGGCCAACCAGTGCTATATCTCAATGAGCATGTTAAGCCAGCTTTGGAGCAATTACGCACTATTATCACCGACCTTGCTCCAAGTAAATTTGTCATTCTCGATGACGCCTTCCAGGGCGACAATCAGCTCAAAACCAATCTGGTCCAGACTTGTAAAAGCTATGATGTAGAATTGTGGACGGCGTAG
- a CDS encoding DUF3800 domain-containing protein has protein sequence MENIETLLSATNVYIDESGHTDDPSSNTMVLGALWISVPQLSLFTDAIRTVKKKHNIASHREIKWTKVSPAKLDYYKELVDVFFAVEQVNYRAVVIDKSIIDYETYNKTRDDFYYSMTYILVRTIAEKRYGDMRLFLDYKDAWSGIRTTKLAGYLNNTSSLNSKSLSAQPVRSHEVVGLQLSDILTGAVMYANKPQEEQKSDAKKELIAHIEQRSGQKLTCGTPYSSEKINILKWKPKR, from the coding sequence ATGGAGAATATAGAAACGCTTTTGAGCGCAACCAATGTATATATAGACGAATCTGGTCATACTGATGATCCGAGCAGTAATACTATGGTGCTCGGCGCGCTTTGGATTAGTGTCCCTCAGCTTTCTCTGTTTACCGATGCGATCAGAACAGTTAAAAAGAAGCACAATATAGCTTCGCATAGAGAGATTAAATGGACGAAAGTAAGTCCAGCGAAGCTTGATTATTACAAAGAGTTGGTCGATGTATTCTTTGCTGTTGAACAGGTAAATTATCGAGCAGTAGTTATCGATAAATCAATTATTGATTATGAAACCTATAATAAAACTCGAGATGACTTTTATTATTCAATGACCTATATCCTTGTCAGGACTATTGCAGAAAAAAGATATGGTGATATGCGCCTTTTTCTTGATTATAAAGATGCTTGGTCTGGTATAAGGACTACTAAGCTTGCAGGCTATCTTAATAATACATCTAGTCTGAACAGTAAATCACTGAGTGCACAGCCCGTAAGGTCGCATGAGGTTGTTGGACTGCAGCTATCTGATATATTAACTGGCGCAGTTATGTATGCAAATAAGCCGCAGGAAGAGCAAAAATCAGATGCAAAAAAAGAACTTATAGCGCACATAGAACAGCGTTCTGGGCAAAAGTTAACTTGCGGTACTCCCTATAGCTCGGAAAAAATAAACATACTCAAATGGAAGCCAAAAAGATAG
- the crtI gene encoding phytoene desaturase family protein, giving the protein MKKKAVIIGAGYGGLALANLLAKAGYEVAVYEKNPSAGGRIQVVKQNGFTFDLGPSWYLMPEIFEQYYQLFGRSAKTELDLVRFSPGYKVWSEGYDPLIIQGDVDKDMTTFEAIEPGAGKKLQRYVTRSSQIYEVAVKHALYNNFTRVSDVLQWPLLRQLPTMLPLVWRTLDAHVSRWFRDLRLKQLLEYHMVFLGSSPFQAPAVYSLMSHLDFRSGVYYPRRGMLELVNSMERLGRSLGVAYHYNSPVKQIVLDGHQATGIELMNGERIAADLVISAADIHHTETKLLPPAAQSYPEKYWQKRQPGPGALLVALGIKGKLPNLQHHNLYFVNKWRENFAAIYETHTVPEHASLYVCNPTKTDPSLAPPEHENLFVLLPLPAGVTLTPQQEAACVKKIVKILTEMSGESDLPKRIVSRLIYSPEQFSEQFNAWQYNAFGGESHLLSQSVMFRTRNRSKKVSNLYYVGAGTLPGIGLPMCLISAQLTYKRITGNRRRGPLTKEDI; this is encoded by the coding sequence ATGAAGAAGAAAGCGGTGATTATTGGCGCAGGATATGGCGGGCTGGCGCTGGCAAATTTGCTGGCGAAAGCAGGGTACGAGGTGGCGGTGTACGAGAAGAACCCGTCAGCCGGTGGCCGGATTCAGGTGGTCAAGCAAAACGGATTTACCTTTGATCTTGGCCCGTCATGGTATTTGATGCCAGAGATTTTTGAGCAGTATTATCAATTGTTTGGTCGATCAGCCAAAACAGAGCTCGACTTGGTGCGATTTTCGCCCGGCTACAAAGTGTGGAGCGAAGGCTATGATCCACTGATCATTCAGGGTGATGTTGATAAAGACATGACAACCTTTGAAGCCATTGAGCCTGGTGCGGGCAAAAAATTGCAGCGCTATGTCACGCGCAGTAGCCAGATATATGAGGTGGCGGTGAAGCACGCGCTATATAATAATTTCACGCGGGTTAGTGATGTGTTACAGTGGCCACTTTTGCGCCAGCTACCAACCATGTTGCCGCTAGTGTGGCGGACACTGGACGCACATGTTAGCCGCTGGTTTCGAGATCTTCGGCTTAAACAATTGCTCGAATATCATATGGTATTTTTGGGTTCCAGCCCGTTTCAAGCCCCAGCCGTCTATAGCCTGATGAGTCATCTCGATTTTCGAAGCGGTGTGTATTATCCGCGGCGTGGAATGTTGGAATTGGTGAACAGCATGGAGCGGTTGGGAAGAAGTTTGGGCGTGGCATATCACTATAACTCACCGGTGAAGCAGATTGTGCTGGATGGTCATCAGGCCACAGGTATTGAACTGATGAATGGCGAACGCATTGCGGCTGACTTGGTAATTTCGGCAGCTGATATTCATCATACTGAAACCAAATTATTGCCGCCAGCTGCCCAAAGCTACCCCGAAAAGTATTGGCAAAAACGCCAGCCGGGGCCAGGCGCGTTGCTAGTTGCGCTGGGCATCAAAGGAAAGCTACCAAATTTGCAGCACCATAATCTCTACTTTGTGAACAAGTGGCGCGAAAACTTTGCGGCGATTTACGAAACCCATACCGTGCCGGAACATGCGTCGCTTTATGTGTGTAATCCAACTAAAACTGACCCATCGCTCGCTCCGCCAGAGCATGAAAATCTGTTTGTGCTATTGCCACTACCAGCAGGCGTGACGCTGACGCCACAGCAAGAAGCGGCGTGTGTGAAGAAGATCGTCAAGATTCTTACCGAGATGAGCGGCGAATCAGATTTACCAAAGCGAATTGTTTCTCGGCTTATCTACAGCCCAGAGCAGTTTAGTGAGCAATTTAATGCCTGGCAGTACAACGCCTTTGGTGGCGAGTCGCACTTGCTCAGCCAAAGCGTTATGTTCCGTACGCGTAATCGCAGCAAAAAAGTGTCAAATCTGTATTATGTTGGCGCGGGAACATTGCCGGGAATCGGTTTGCCGATGTGCCTGATTAGCGCCCAGCTGACCTACAAGCGCATCACAGGAAACCGCCGCCGTGGACCGCTCACGAAGGAGGATATATGA
- a CDS encoding SNF2-related protein, whose amino-acid sequence MITSDYQAKYIAHELERVYANDDVAKLSGLMFDAQIIPTPHQIDAALFALNSPMARGIILADEVGLGKTIEAGIVIMQYYSERKRKILIITPSSLRQQWAQELQEKFNLPATVVDAKWIKSKRTIEKDGIYICSYEFANRHSEKLSNGWNLLVLDEAHKLRNFYNNQKGIASAVSDIAKGSEKSLLLTATPLQNRLEELYGLVSVVDPKYFYKLDVFRQRYIKSNHPFALDDLRSRMSKIAKRTLRSEVKKYIKYTDRIAKTVCFEPSGDEQKLYELVDEYLHRDKLYAFASSQRHLSALILRKRLGSSTFAVASTLRNIVRRMEEEYATGKVRDNRGGLIDELGDLNDEEIEAFEETGAYDDYIIKSAKERAEFQAEIDELKSYADFADSIKENVKAEKLVEAINVGFNALESKAARKAIIFTESTLTQNYIAKTLKKQGYDGKIVLFNGQNNSPESTEIYRQWLADNEDSDVVTGIESADRRKALIDKFKESEMQVMIATEAASEGINLQFCSMLINYDLPWNPQRVEQRIGRVHRMGQKYDVVVVNFSNQGNVAEQRILELLTDKFSLFKSTFGASNDVLGAIESGLDFEKKISDILNTCRTDDEISQRFEKLQEEFKSEIDTEQQAARTRIFEGLDPHVQDRFRRYDEQAEEAFTRFERLFMGLTRYILRDKASFENEHVFDLKTAPKKDIECGTYFYKTERLPHARQYKYADDLAEYVRHSAKTAQTPPAELIFDIGQSDRVASEVKKLVGVRATMIVEQVTFPMKIDSSDMSESYILASAQTDDSVLLDTETCRKILDLCVTSVNHRKVPPGEVLQNHLAKQIAERQEEVKGRNTEVYLDKKDLLERQYKDKIVEYEMKVDKLDAKIRDLQKQERQAGDAASRLKIASEVQVLRKKVRALNREKYDLEDSMDEQISDKISLAQQASEGGVITERLFTIEFTIE is encoded by the coding sequence ATGATTACCTCTGATTATCAGGCGAAATATATTGCCCATGAGCTTGAGCGCGTCTATGCTAACGATGACGTTGCTAAGTTGTCGGGCCTGATGTTTGATGCTCAGATTATCCCGACACCGCACCAAATTGACGCGGCGCTGTTTGCATTGAATTCGCCAATGGCTCGCGGTATTATCTTGGCGGATGAAGTCGGCCTCGGTAAAACCATTGAGGCGGGGATCGTTATTATGCAATACTACTCGGAACGCAAACGAAAGATTCTGATTATTACGCCATCAAGTTTGCGTCAGCAGTGGGCGCAGGAACTGCAGGAAAAGTTTAATTTACCGGCGACTGTTGTCGATGCTAAATGGATTAAGTCAAAAAGAACTATTGAGAAAGATGGTATTTATATCTGTTCTTACGAATTTGCAAATCGCCATTCAGAAAAGCTATCGAATGGTTGGAATTTATTGGTTCTTGATGAGGCACATAAGTTAAGAAATTTCTATAACAACCAAAAGGGTATCGCTAGTGCGGTCTCTGATATCGCCAAAGGTTCCGAAAAATCGCTACTTCTCACAGCCACGCCGTTACAAAATCGGCTTGAAGAACTGTACGGCTTAGTGTCGGTTGTTGACCCTAAATATTTTTATAAACTTGATGTTTTTCGCCAACGCTATATTAAGTCAAATCATCCGTTTGCACTCGATGATCTTCGCTCGCGCATGAGCAAAATCGCCAAACGCACTTTACGCTCAGAAGTCAAGAAATATATTAAATATACTGATCGCATTGCTAAAACTGTTTGTTTTGAGCCGTCGGGCGACGAGCAAAAATTATATGAGCTGGTGGACGAATATTTGCATCGCGATAAACTGTATGCCTTTGCATCTTCGCAGCGTCACTTGTCAGCGCTGATTCTTCGCAAGCGTCTTGGCTCGTCCACGTTCGCGGTTGCTAGTACACTTCGAAATATCGTACGGCGCATGGAGGAAGAGTATGCTACGGGTAAGGTTCGTGATAACCGTGGTGGCTTGATTGACGAGCTGGGTGATCTGAATGACGAAGAGATTGAGGCTTTTGAGGAAACTGGTGCTTATGATGACTATATAATCAAATCGGCCAAAGAGCGCGCCGAGTTTCAGGCTGAAATCGACGAACTAAAATCATACGCCGACTTTGCCGATTCAATCAAAGAAAATGTCAAAGCCGAAAAATTGGTCGAGGCGATCAATGTCGGCTTTAATGCGCTGGAATCAAAAGCTGCTCGCAAAGCAATCATTTTTACTGAGTCAACCTTGACGCAAAACTACATTGCTAAAACGCTAAAAAAGCAGGGCTATGACGGAAAAATAGTGTTATTCAATGGACAAAATAACTCGCCGGAAAGTACCGAGATTTATCGCCAATGGTTGGCGGATAATGAAGATTCCGATGTCGTCACCGGCATAGAATCAGCAGATCGCCGCAAGGCATTAATTGATAAATTCAAAGAATCCGAAATGCAGGTTATGATCGCCACCGAAGCAGCTAGCGAGGGTATCAATCTGCAGTTTTGCTCCATGCTAATCAACTATGACCTGCCATGGAATCCGCAGCGCGTTGAGCAGCGAATTGGGCGTGTCCACCGCATGGGGCAGAAATATGATGTTGTTGTGGTGAATTTTAGCAATCAAGGTAATGTCGCCGAGCAGCGTATTCTTGAACTGTTGACTGATAAATTCAGTTTATTTAAAAGCACGTTTGGTGCTAGTAATGATGTGCTTGGTGCGATTGAAAGTGGACTCGACTTTGAGAAGAAAATTAGCGATATCTTGAATACCTGTCGCACCGATGATGAGATTAGCCAACGGTTTGAAAAGCTGCAAGAAGAATTTAAGTCAGAAATTGATACTGAGCAACAAGCGGCGCGTACCCGGATTTTTGAAGGACTTGATCCTCACGTACAGGATCGTTTTCGTCGTTATGACGAACAAGCCGAAGAAGCTTTTACGCGATTTGAGCGATTATTTATGGGCTTAACGCGGTATATATTGCGCGACAAGGCGTCATTTGAAAACGAACATGTTTTTGATCTAAAAACTGCACCAAAAAAGGATATCGAATGCGGAACATATTTCTATAAAACTGAACGCTTACCGCATGCCAGGCAGTATAAATACGCCGATGATTTAGCTGAATACGTACGTCACAGTGCAAAGACTGCGCAAACACCTCCAGCAGAACTTATCTTTGATATTGGTCAATCTGATCGAGTCGCTTCTGAGGTGAAAAAGCTAGTTGGCGTGCGGGCAACAATGATTGTCGAGCAAGTAACCTTTCCGATGAAAATAGATTCGTCAGACATGAGCGAAAGTTACATTTTGGCATCAGCACAGACAGACGATAGTGTACTGCTCGACACAGAGACTTGCCGTAAGATACTTGATTTATGTGTTACCAGTGTCAATCACAGGAAAGTCCCTCCAGGTGAAGTGTTGCAAAATCACCTGGCTAAGCAGATCGCCGAACGCCAAGAAGAAGTCAAGGGCCGAAATACTGAGGTTTATCTCGACAAAAAAGATCTGCTAGAGCGTCAATATAAAGACAAAATTGTTGAATACGAAATGAAAGTCGATAAGCTTGACGCTAAAATCAGAGACTTGCAAAAACAAGAGCGCCAAGCGGGCGACGCCGCCTCTCGTCTAAAAATTGCCAGCGAAGTCCAAGTTTTGCGCAAAAAAGTCCGCGCCCTCAACCGCGAGAAGTATGACCTTGAAGACAGCATGGACGAGCAAATATCCGATAAAATATCTCTAGCACAACAAGCGTCTGAGGGCGGGGTAATTACCGAGAGGTTATTTACCATAGAATTTACCATAGAATAA
- a CDS encoding lycopene cyclase domain-containing protein, producing MATYIVLNLLFLTTVLGVLAWWKLLTFGRVVWATLAVLLVTTIVFDSLLIYLGMFTYPADKILGIRVGLAPIEDLFYALLAGLVVPAIWKGLDRERKV from the coding sequence ATGGCGACATATATAGTACTCAATCTACTGTTTTTGACGACGGTGCTGGGTGTGCTGGCATGGTGGAAATTATTGACATTTGGCCGTGTGGTGTGGGCGACGCTAGCGGTACTGCTGGTGACGACGATTGTGTTTGATTCACTACTGATTTACCTGGGCATGTTTACCTATCCTGCGGATAAAATTTTGGGCATACGCGTGGGGTTAGCGCCGATTGAAGATTTGTTTTATGCACTACTGGCCGGCCTAGTTGTGCCAGCGATTTGGAAGGGGCTGGATCGTGAAAGAAAAGTGTAA
- the radC gene encoding RadC family protein produces MMKMHDRRPDDRPREKLARYGTARLSDLELLMAVIGSGNRQADVGKIAREVLKILRQKGGDVLYDDLRSVVGLGEAKIPVILASLELAQRYLLDSDQPIIDSPEKAVELLADIRDKKQEYFVCLTLDGANRLIAKRVVTIGTLTASLVHPREVFADAIADRAASIIVAHNHPSGSMRPSQADIETTNRLKRAGELLGIPLISHLLITKQSSRVID; encoded by the coding sequence ATGATGAAAATGCATGATCGCCGTCCTGATGATCGTCCACGCGAGAAATTGGCGCGTTACGGTACGGCGCGGCTGAGCGACTTGGAGCTGCTGATGGCGGTGATTGGTAGCGGTAATAGACAGGCGGATGTCGGTAAAATTGCACGCGAAGTGCTGAAAATTTTGCGTCAAAAAGGTGGTGATGTTTTGTATGATGATCTGCGTAGCGTGGTTGGTTTGGGCGAAGCGAAAATCCCGGTGATTCTGGCGAGTTTGGAGCTGGCGCAGCGGTACTTGCTGGACAGCGACCAGCCAATCATCGATAGCCCAGAAAAGGCCGTCGAGCTACTGGCCGACATTCGCGACAAAAAGCAGGAATATTTTGTCTGTCTGACGCTGGACGGCGCGAATCGCTTGATTGCCAAGCGGGTGGTGACCATCGGCACGCTAACTGCCAGCTTAGTGCACCCGCGCGAGGTCTTCGCCGACGCTATCGCCGACCGCGCGGCCTCGATCATCGTGGCGCATAATCATCCGAGCGGGAGTATGAGACCAAGCCAGGCTGACATAGAAACGACCAATCGGCTCAAACGTGCCGGCGAGTTGCTTGGCATACCTCTTATATCTCATCTGTTAATCACCAAGCAATCCTCCCGAGTCATCGACTAG